In Blautia sp. SC05B48, a single genomic region encodes these proteins:
- a CDS encoding alpha/beta fold hydrolase — translation MKKNGHRLLTLAALVGTAAGVIHIANRFIDATSQLKDMLEQPHSKTYDWRFGKIFYTKQGHGTPVLLIHDIMPGASGYEWNAVEKQLATEHTVYTIDLLGCGRSEKPDITYTNFVFAQLLCDFAKNVIREETDVIASGFSGSFAIMAYRNNSDYFRKIMLVNPPSFSSLKQAPCKDNKLFKYFIELPIFGTLIYHMVASRESISSLFMEKLFYNPFHVTDTLVDTYYESAHKGGSNAKYLYSSYIGKYLNISINNAVESSDACIYIISGEKEASASLIAEEYQKLNSSIETAVISETRHLPHLEDPEHFLEQVSIFL, via the coding sequence ATGAAGAAAAATGGACACAGACTACTTACTCTTGCAGCTTTAGTCGGAACTGCCGCAGGTGTTATTCATATTGCTAACCGTTTCATAGATGCCACATCTCAGCTTAAAGACATGTTGGAACAGCCACATAGCAAAACCTATGACTGGCGTTTTGGAAAGATTTTTTATACAAAACAGGGACATGGCACCCCTGTTCTTCTTATTCACGATATCATGCCAGGTGCTTCCGGTTATGAATGGAATGCCGTAGAGAAGCAGCTCGCAACCGAACATACAGTTTACACCATTGATCTTCTTGGATGTGGACGTTCCGAAAAACCGGATATTACTTATACCAATTTTGTATTTGCTCAGTTACTCTGTGATTTTGCCAAGAATGTGATTCGCGAAGAAACCGATGTTATTGCCAGTGGTTTCTCAGGTTCTTTTGCGATCATGGCTTACCGTAACAATTCCGACTATTTCCGCAAGATCATGCTGGTCAATCCACCAAGCTTCAGTTCCCTGAAGCAGGCACCTTGTAAAGACAACAAGCTCTTTAAGTATTTTATCGAGCTTCCGATTTTCGGAACTCTGATCTACCATATGGTAGCTTCCCGCGAATCCATCAGCAGTCTGTTTATGGAAAAGCTTTTCTACAATCCCTTCCATGTAACAGATACACTGGTAGACACCTATTATGAATCCGCTCACAAGGGCGGTTCCAACGCCAAATATCTGTATTCCAGCTACATTGGCAAATACCTGAATATCAGCATTAATAATGCCGTAGAATCTTCCGATGCATGCATCTATATTATTTCCGGAGAAAAAGAAGCTTCAGCTTCTCTTATCGCAGAGGAATACCAGAAGCTGAATTCTTCCATTGAAACCGCTGTGATCTCGGAAACCAGGCATCTTCCTCATCTGGAAGATCCGGAACATTTCCTGGAACAGGTATCTATTTTCCTGTAA
- a CDS encoding TetR-like C-terminal domain-containing protein, translating into MAEKVDRRVRKTKAQLRAGLARLMQKKSIKEITVKELVEEVDINRSTFYLHYTDIYQMLESIEAELMEEITHLVADYPLDPLNNKESSYPFIEQIFTILDHNKDICIALLGKNGDMAFVNRIEKLIADTVLHRLSVRLPKDNRDIEYAYAFCLNGCVGMIKTWLSSENQESTQHMAELTHKLIDNTTHMYLEQALIATP; encoded by the coding sequence ATGGCGGAAAAAGTTGACAGAAGAGTACGTAAGACCAAGGCACAGTTGCGAGCGGGGCTTGCCCGTCTTATGCAGAAGAAGAGTATTAAGGAAATTACGGTAAAGGAACTGGTAGAAGAAGTTGATATCAACCGCTCCACATTTTATCTTCACTATACAGATATCTATCAGATGCTGGAATCCATAGAGGCTGAACTGATGGAGGAAATCACGCATTTGGTGGCAGACTATCCTCTGGATCCTCTTAATAATAAGGAGAGCTCGTATCCTTTTATTGAGCAGATATTTACGATCCTGGATCATAATAAGGATATTTGTATCGCACTTCTTGGAAAGAATGGAGATATGGCTTTCGTGAATCGTATAGAAAAACTGATCGCAGATACAGTGCTGCATCGCTTGTCAGTTCGTCTTCCGAAAGACAACCGTGATATTGAGTATGCGTATGCGTTTTGTCTGAACGGATGCGTGGGAATGATCAAGACATGGTTGTCTTCTGAGAATCAGGAGAGTACACAGCATATGGCAGAGTTGACACATAAGCTGATCGATAATACAACACACATGTATCTGGAGCAGGCACTTATAGCAACTCCATAA
- a CDS encoding ATP-binding protein, translating to MEIKRDAYLQQLIERKDNGMIKVITGIRRCGKSFLLFTIFKRYLLENGVDVDHIIEIALDGIENEELRDPKVCFKYIKDAMKDDGKYYLLLDEVQFMSQFEEVLNSLLRMSNIDVYVTGSNSKFLSSDIVTEFRGRGDEIRIYPLSFAEFYSVYDGDYDDAWDDYMIYGGLPQIVSFQSERQKADYLKNIFANVYLKDVIERNKIQNVDEIGILVDVLASAIGAPTNPSKIANTFASERQMTYANKTISKHIDHLTDAFLISKASRYDIKGRKYIGANLKYYFTDLGLRNARLNFRQQEPTHIMENIVYNELLIRGYNVDVGVVDIFDKDKEGKRVRKQLEVDFVVNQGNQRYYIQVAYDTTSEEKQTQEFNSLRNIPDSFKKIVIVNGSKKPWRNDEGFVIMGMKYFLLNANSLEF from the coding sequence ATGGAGATTAAAAGAGACGCTTACCTACAGCAGCTGATCGAGCGAAAAGATAATGGAATGATAAAGGTGATTACCGGCATTCGTAGATGTGGCAAATCCTTTTTGCTGTTTACCATCTTTAAGAGATACTTACTGGAGAACGGCGTTGATGTTGATCATATTATTGAGATTGCATTGGACGGTATTGAAAATGAGGAACTAAGAGATCCTAAGGTGTGTTTCAAGTACATCAAAGATGCCATGAAAGACGATGGCAAATACTATCTGCTTCTTGATGAAGTGCAGTTTATGTCACAATTTGAGGAAGTGCTGAACAGCCTGCTCCGCATGAGCAATATTGATGTGTATGTCACCGGAAGTAATTCCAAGTTCCTGTCCAGCGACATTGTGACCGAATTCCGTGGCAGAGGTGATGAGATTAGAATCTATCCTCTCTCCTTTGCAGAGTTTTATTCTGTCTATGACGGCGATTATGATGATGCCTGGGATGACTACATGATCTACGGAGGATTGCCGCAGATCGTAAGTTTCCAGAGCGAACGACAGAAAGCGGACTATCTGAAGAACATCTTTGCAAATGTCTATCTGAAGGATGTTATTGAAAGAAATAAGATTCAGAACGTGGATGAGATTGGGATTCTGGTTGATGTGCTTGCATCTGCAATCGGCGCACCGACCAACCCTTCAAAGATTGCCAATACCTTTGCCAGTGAGCGCCAGATGACTTATGCTAATAAAACCATCTCCAAGCATATCGACCATTTGACAGATGCCTTTTTGATTTCCAAGGCAAGCCGATACGATATTAAGGGCAGAAAGTATATCGGTGCAAATCTGAAATACTACTTTACTGATCTGGGACTGAGAAATGCACGTCTGAATTTCAGACAGCAGGAGCCTACTCATATCATGGAGAACATTGTTTATAACGAGCTGTTGATCCGTGGCTACAATGTTGATGTGGGTGTCGTGGATATCTTCGATAAGGATAAAGAGGGCAAACGTGTTCGCAAGCAGTTGGAGGTTGACTTTGTGGTGAATCAAGGAAACCAGAGATACTATATCCAGGTTGCATATGACACGACTTCGGAAGAAAAACAGACGCAGGAGTTCAATTCTCTGCGTAATATCCCGGACTCTTTCAAGAAGATCGTCATTGTAAATGGCAGCAAAAAGCCTTGGAGAAATGATGAAGGTTTTGTCATCATGGGAATGAAGTATTTCTTGCTGAATGCGAATAGTCTGGAATTTTAA
- a CDS encoding LPS biosynthesis protein, giving the protein MKIEGNEKEIAAMKEFHKGNRSEGLKLQEEFASEFRKEYVDKDHCPCLKACRYHGNCKECVAIHRAHQEHVPNCMRPLINKKLKILSELTEHTLAKEIEPPKEVLRKDIKE; this is encoded by the coding sequence ATGAAAATCGAGGGAAACGAAAAAGAAATAGCTGCAATGAAAGAATTTCACAAAGGAAACCGGTCAGAGGGATTAAAACTCCAGGAAGAATTTGCATCGGAATTCAGGAAGGAATATGTTGATAAAGACCATTGTCCATGTCTGAAAGCTTGCAGATATCATGGAAATTGTAAAGAGTGCGTGGCAATACATCGGGCACATCAGGAACACGTTCCAAACTGCATGAGACCACTTATAAATAAGAAATTAAAAATTCTGTCGGAATTGACAGAACATACACTGGCAAAAGAGATTGAACCACCAAAAGAAGTATTGAGAAAAGATATAAAAGAATAG
- the serS gene encoding serine--tRNA ligase has translation MLDIKFVRENPEVVKQNIRNKFQDSKLELVDKVLELDKENREIKQEVEALRAERNKISKQIGALMGQGKREEAEEVKKQVAASGTRIEELSQREKEVEEELLKDMMVIPNIIDPSVPIGKDDSQNVEIEKFGEPVVPDFEVPYHTDIMENFDGIDLDSARRVAGNGFYYLMGDIARLHSAVISYARDFMINRGFTYCVPPFMIRSNVVTGVMSFAEMDAMMYKIEGEDLYLIGTSEHSMIGKFIDQIIPEEELPKTLTSYSPCFRKEKGAHGLEERGVYRIHQFEKQEMIVVCKPEESKMWFDKLWQNTVDLFRSLDIPVRTLECCSGDLADLKVKSLDVEAWSPRQKKYFEVGSCSNLGDAQARRLKIRVNGKDGKKYLAHTLNNTVVAPPRMLIAFLENNLNADGSVNIPKALQPYMGGMTKIEKKTRA, from the coding sequence ATGTTAGACATTAAGTTTGTGAGAGAGAATCCGGAGGTTGTAAAGCAGAATATCCGCAATAAGTTCCAGGACAGCAAACTGGAGCTGGTTGACAAGGTTCTCGAACTTGATAAAGAAAACAGAGAGATTAAGCAGGAGGTTGAGGCTCTCCGTGCTGAGAGAAACAAGATCTCCAAACAGATCGGTGCTCTTATGGGCCAGGGAAAAAGAGAAGAGGCAGAAGAGGTTAAAAAACAGGTTGCTGCATCCGGAACTCGTATTGAGGAACTTTCTCAGAGAGAGAAAGAGGTTGAGGAAGAGCTTCTGAAAGATATGATGGTGATTCCGAACATCATCGATCCTTCTGTTCCGATTGGTAAAGACGATAGCCAGAACGTAGAGATTGAAAAATTTGGTGAGCCGGTTGTTCCGGATTTTGAAGTTCCGTATCATACAGATATCATGGAGAATTTTGACGGAATCGACCTTGACAGCGCAAGACGTGTTGCCGGTAATGGATTTTATTATCTGATGGGAGATATCGCACGCCTTCATTCCGCAGTAATTTCTTATGCAAGAGATTTCATGATCAACCGAGGATTTACTTACTGCGTACCACCTTTCATGATCAGAAGCAATGTTGTTACAGGTGTTATGAGCTTTGCTGAGATGGATGCTATGATGTACAAGATCGAAGGTGAGGATCTTTACCTGATCGGAACAAGTGAGCATTCCATGATCGGTAAATTCATTGATCAGATCATCCCGGAGGAAGAGCTTCCGAAAACACTTACAAGCTATTCTCCGTGCTTCCGTAAAGAGAAAGGTGCTCATGGACTTGAGGAGAGAGGTGTTTACCGTATCCATCAGTTCGAGAAACAGGAGATGATCGTTGTCTGCAAGCCAGAGGAGAGTAAGATGTGGTTCGACAAGCTGTGGCAGAATACAGTAGATCTGTTCCGTTCTCTTGATATTCCGGTTCGTACGCTTGAGTGCTGCTCCGGTGACCTTGCTGATCTTAAGGTAAAATCCCTCGATGTTGAGGCATGGTCTCCACGTCAGAAGAAGTACTTTGAGGTAGGAAGCTGCTCCAACCTTGGAGATGCACAGGCACGTCGTCTGAAAATCCGTGTAAACGGCAAAGATGGTAAGAAATATCTTGCTCATACATTAAACAACACAGTAGTAGCACCTCCGAGAATGCTCATTGCTTTCCTGGAGAATAACCTGAATGCAGATGGATCTGTAAATATTCCAAAAGCTCTGCAGCCATATATGGGCGGTATGACAAAGATTGAGAAAAAGACACGCGCGTAA
- a CDS encoding DUF3881 family protein, with product MHSYLKTVGFSQITRRSEIKEIIRDVIASYDEKVCVENHPEGVFVQFSKNYGCDCGISVCGQYDENGEFHVEYYFPFFRGTGITSREKVTVERHTDKESYAGACDDLRIGVTMIFYLQNLAEYMQEKYKGLKDPGDRPVTVSGLASEGKILFPLQKDKEAVKVERELSKNRTNLIAAARNGDEEAMESLTMEDMDTYSMISQRIVTDDVLTIVDSYFMPYGIECDQYNVLGEILDIMKFKNILTGEEICQMTIESNDIQFDICINSKDLLGEPAVGRRFKGTIWLQGQLHY from the coding sequence GTGCACAGTTATTTAAAGACCGTTGGTTTTTCACAGATTACCAGAAGAAGTGAAATAAAAGAGATCATCCGTGATGTGATCGCAAGCTACGATGAAAAGGTTTGCGTGGAAAATCATCCGGAAGGCGTATTTGTACAGTTTTCCAAGAATTATGGCTGTGACTGTGGAATCAGCGTTTGTGGTCAGTACGATGAGAACGGTGAGTTTCACGTGGAATATTATTTCCCATTTTTCAGGGGAACAGGAATCACATCCAGGGAAAAAGTGACTGTTGAACGTCATACAGATAAGGAATCCTATGCAGGAGCATGTGATGATCTGCGTATAGGAGTGACTATGATCTTTTATCTGCAGAATCTGGCAGAATATATGCAGGAGAAATACAAAGGCCTGAAAGATCCGGGGGACCGTCCTGTGACGGTTTCCGGTCTGGCTTCTGAGGGAAAGATCCTGTTTCCGCTACAGAAGGATAAGGAAGCCGTAAAGGTGGAGAGAGAGCTTTCCAAAAACAGGACTAATCTGATCGCAGCAGCGCGTAATGGTGATGAGGAAGCTATGGAGAGTCTTACAATGGAGGATATGGATACTTACTCCATGATTTCTCAGAGAATTGTTACAGATGATGTTCTCACGATCGTGGACTCTTATTTCATGCCTTATGGAATCGAATGTGATCAGTATAATGTTCTTGGTGAGATTCTGGACATCATGAAATTTAAGAATATCCTGACAGGTGAAGAAATCTGCCAGATGACTATTGAGAGCAATGATATACAGTTTGATATCTGCATCAACAGCAAGGATCTTCTCGGTGAACCGGCAGTTGGACGCCGCTTCAAAGGAACAATCTGGTTGCAGGGTCAGCTGCACTATTAA
- a CDS encoding ParA family protein, whose amino-acid sequence MGRIIAVANQKGGVGKSTTAINLSACLAEKGKKVLAIDIDPQGNTTSGLGTDKNAVENTLYELLLGEAEIKDTIIKNVVDNVDLIPSNMNLSGAEIELVGLEDKEFILKKITDKLRRKYDYIIMDCPPSLSMLTINALTAATSVLVPIQCEYYALEGLSQLIHTIELVRDRLNKRLKIEGVVFTMYDARTNLSLQVVENVKENLDQNIYKTIIPRNVRLAEAPSYGKPINLYDSRSTGAESYRLLADEVIGREGE is encoded by the coding sequence ATGGGACGAATCATTGCAGTTGCCAATCAGAAAGGCGGGGTTGGAAAATCAACGACAGCCATCAATCTATCGGCCTGCCTTGCTGAAAAAGGGAAAAAGGTTCTTGCCATCGACATTGATCCGCAGGGAAATACAACCAGTGGACTTGGCACAGACAAGAATGCAGTAGAAAACACCCTTTATGAGCTGCTGCTTGGAGAAGCAGAGATCAAGGATACTATTATAAAGAACGTTGTAGATAATGTTGACCTGATACCGTCGAATATGAATCTTTCCGGTGCAGAAATTGAACTGGTTGGTCTTGAGGATAAAGAATTTATCCTGAAAAAGATCACGGATAAACTTCGCCGGAAATATGATTACATAATCATGGATTGTCCGCCGTCACTGAGTATGCTTACAATTAATGCTTTGACAGCCGCAACCTCCGTTCTGGTGCCGATTCAGTGTGAGTATTATGCATTGGAAGGTTTGTCACAGTTGATACATACCATCGAACTGGTAAGGGACCGATTGAATAAGAGATTGAAGATCGAAGGCGTGGTCTTTACCATGTATGATGCCAGAACAAATCTGTCACTTCAGGTTGTAGAAAATGTAAAAGAAAATCTGGACCAGAATATATACAAAACGATCATACCGAGAAATGTACGACTTGCAGAGGCACCCAGCTATGGAAAACCGATCAATCTGTACGATTCACGATCTACAGGAGCGGAGAGTTATCGCCTCCTGGCAGATGAAGTTATAGGCAGGGAGGGCGAGTGA
- a CDS encoding ParB/RepB/Spo0J family partition protein, producing MAGRRTGGLGKGLDALIPNKAGGPSKEPAKKTRSAVVKKDKPTEKDNLAAERLVKISIVEPNLNQPRRHFDEDALLELSESIKQYGVLQPLLVSDKKDYFEIIAGERRWRAAKMAGLKEVPVVVKEFTDQEIVEISLIENIQREDLNPIEEAMAYKRLMEEFHLKQDEIADRVAKSRTAVTNSMRLLKLSSKVQEMVIADMISAGHARALLGISDEALQETTAMKVFDEKLSVRETEKLVKNLVSPAKKVKTERNTAEDAIYESLEEKMKGIMGTKVSIQRKKNNKGKIEIEYYSRDELERIIDLFESIR from the coding sequence ATGGCTGGAAGAAGAACAGGAGGCCTTGGAAAAGGTCTTGACGCACTGATCCCGAACAAAGCAGGCGGTCCATCAAAGGAACCTGCAAAAAAGACAAGATCTGCAGTTGTAAAAAAAGATAAACCAACTGAAAAAGATAATCTGGCCGCAGAACGACTTGTGAAAATTTCCATCGTAGAACCAAATCTGAATCAGCCCAGAAGACATTTTGATGAGGATGCGCTGCTGGAACTCTCGGAATCCATTAAACAGTATGGTGTTCTTCAGCCGTTGTTGGTATCCGATAAGAAGGATTATTTTGAGATCATTGCAGGCGAACGCCGCTGGAGAGCTGCCAAGATGGCAGGGCTCAAGGAAGTGCCTGTTGTTGTAAAAGAGTTTACAGACCAGGAAATAGTAGAAATTTCCCTGATCGAGAACATTCAGCGGGAAGACCTGAATCCTATAGAGGAAGCGATGGCATACAAACGTCTGATGGAAGAGTTTCACCTGAAACAGGATGAAATCGCAGACAGAGTTGCCAAAAGCAGAACTGCAGTAACTAATTCCATGCGTCTTCTGAAGCTTTCTTCAAAAGTTCAGGAAATGGTAATTGCAGATATGATCTCAGCTGGTCATGCGAGAGCACTTCTGGGAATTTCTGATGAAGCTCTTCAGGAAACAACAGCCATGAAGGTTTTTGATGAAAAACTCAGTGTTCGTGAGACGGAAAAACTTGTAAAGAATCTGGTTTCTCCTGCGAAAAAAGTAAAAACAGAGAGAAACACAGCAGAGGATGCCATTTATGAAAGCCTGGAAGAAAAAATGAAAGGTATCATGGGAACAAAGGTATCCATTCAGCGAAAGAAAAACAACAAAGGTAAAATTGAAATTGAATATTATTCCAGAGATGAGCTGGAGAGGATCATTGATCTGTTCGAATCTATCAGATAG
- a CDS encoding DUF4446 family protein, which translates to MSGIFESMGIDSGIVIIILLILTIILLINVVSSNMRLRRLERKYKMFMRGGDAQSLEKVFVRKFAQIDRLYEAKEDHDHDISFIKKNMNVMFSKYGVEKYDAFDDVGGKLSFALALLDKNNTGLILNAVHSRDNCFLYLKEIVKGESYVVLSQEEVEALRKAVNFGLGEIEKE; encoded by the coding sequence ATGAGCGGGATTTTTGAAAGCATGGGAATTGATTCCGGGATTGTGATCATTATTTTGCTGATCCTTACCATTATTCTTCTGATCAATGTGGTGAGCAGCAATATGCGTCTCAGACGTTTGGAACGGAAGTACAAGATGTTTATGAGAGGCGGAGATGCACAGTCACTGGAAAAAGTTTTTGTAAGAAAATTTGCACAGATCGACCGGCTGTATGAAGCAAAGGAAGATCATGATCATGACATCAGCTTTATCAAAAAAAATATGAATGTAATGTTCAGCAAATATGGCGTTGAGAAGTATGATGCATTTGATGATGTAGGTGGAAAACTCAGCTTTGCACTGGCGCTTCTTGATAAAAACAATACAGGTCTGATTTTGAATGCGGTTCACAGCCGCGATAACTGTTTCCTTTATTTGAAGGAAATCGTAAAAGGTGAATCCTATGTTGTACTTAGTCAGGAAGAAGTGGAAGCTTTGAGAAAAGCAGTAAACTTTGGTCTTGGTGAGATTGAGAAGGAATAG
- a CDS encoding SseB family protein: MNTTNNRNDFYKEQLDKTLNGNEKIETAIAALQKETSEEMLAYALTVIRRRMKEQAQLIIAIEPPKGDGKISLHAIKTNDGKQWWAAFTSFDEELKGSDKIMSTFTADIDKIFASALQEPSIEGVILNPWNRTLMLNKTLINIILGNPV, translated from the coding sequence ATGAACACCACAAATAATCGCAACGATTTCTATAAAGAACAATTAGACAAGACTTTAAATGGCAATGAAAAGATTGAAACTGCCATCGCAGCACTCCAAAAAGAAACAAGCGAAGAAATGCTTGCTTATGCTCTCACAGTAATCCGCCGCAGAATGAAGGAGCAGGCGCAGCTGATCATTGCCATAGAACCTCCAAAAGGTGATGGTAAAATTTCTCTCCACGCGATCAAAACCAATGATGGAAAGCAATGGTGGGCTGCATTCACCAGCTTCGACGAAGAATTAAAAGGCAGTGACAAGATCATGTCCACATTTACTGCAGATATTGATAAGATTTTTGCTTCTGCATTGCAGGAACCGTCTATTGAGGGAGTCATTCTCAATCCATGGAACCGTACACTAATGCTGAACAAAACTCTTATCAACATTATCCTCGGCAATCCTGTATGA
- a CDS encoding ParA family protein: MRVDINIITLPFTNHKIYWIGYEEPDDLRITLATIMMDVINEEEINLEDGILHHQENVDLLPANIELSVLEVTMGNVMSREMIMKEYIDAIGSRYDYILIDCMPSLGMMTINALVSSDSVLIPVQAAYLPVKGLQQLIKTILTVKKRLNRKLAIEGILEFKEDMKMSENNDFIQLPPLKKRYTIRCGSIHLGVHENTGELKRKS, encoded by the coding sequence ATGAGAGTAGATATAAATATCATTACGTTGCCCTTCACTAATCATAAAATATACTGGATAGGATATGAGGAACCGGATGATCTTCGAATCACACTGGCAACGATCATGATGGATGTCATCAACGAAGAAGAAATCAATCTGGAAGATGGTATCTTACATCATCAGGAAAATGTAGATCTGCTTCCGGCAAATATTGAGCTTTCCGTACTGGAAGTGACGATGGGAAATGTTATGAGCAGAGAAATGATCATGAAAGAATATATCGATGCGATAGGATCCCGATACGATTATATCCTGATCGACTGTATGCCGAGCCTTGGTATGATGACAATCAATGCACTGGTTTCTTCTGATTCTGTTTTGATACCAGTACAGGCCGCATATCTGCCTGTTAAAGGACTTCAACAGCTGATCAAGACCATTCTTACAGTAAAGAAAAGACTGAACCGAAAACTGGCGATTGAGGGCATTCTTGAATTTAAGGAGGATATGAAAATGAGCGAAAACAATGATTTTATTCAGTTACCACCACTAAAAAAAAGATACACCATCCGCTGTGGTAGCATTCATTTGGGAGTACATGAAAATACCGGAGAACTCAAGAGAAAAAGTTAA
- a CDS encoding GNAT family N-acetyltransferase, with product MTFQLVCIEPKELTQYKSDMQEAFQKGFEDVFGKTDAVILPEKDIDQSVNAEGSAVYKAVVDGEMVGGAVVIINESTQHNHLDLLFVKNGVQSNGIGKKIWFELERIYPNTKVWETCTPYFDKRNIHFYVNVCGFHITEFFNEKHPMPDTPDDFVGDGNEGMFAFKKQMRL from the coding sequence ATGACCTTCCAATTAGTTTGTATAGAACCAAAAGAATTAACGCAATACAAGTCGGATATGCAGGAAGCATTTCAGAAAGGTTTTGAAGATGTTTTCGGGAAAACAGATGCTGTTATTCTGCCTGAAAAGGACATTGACCAGTCGGTGAATGCGGAGGGTTCTGCTGTCTATAAAGCTGTTGTCGATGGAGAAATGGTGGGCGGTGCAGTTGTTATTATCAATGAGAGTACACAGCATAACCATCTTGACCTGCTTTTTGTAAAGAACGGAGTTCAGAGCAATGGTATTGGTAAGAAGATATGGTTTGAATTGGAACGAATATATCCGAACACGAAAGTATGGGAAACCTGTACGCCGTACTTTGATAAGCGCAACATTCATTTTTATGTGAATGTCTGCGGCTTTCATATTACAGAATTTTTTAATGAAAAACATCCTATGCCGGATACACCGGACGATTTTGTTGGTGATGGCAATGAGGGAATGTTTGCGTTTAAGAAGCAAATGCGTTTATGA